A genomic segment from Oncorhynchus clarkii lewisi isolate Uvic-CL-2024 chromosome 12, UVic_Ocla_1.0, whole genome shotgun sequence encodes:
- the LOC139421416 gene encoding sphingosine kinase 1-like yields MVLVNPQSGRGQALQLFSGQIEPMLTEASVPYTLVITEHQNHARDLVRETDLSQWDALVILSGDGLLFEVLNGLLEREDWEEAIQTPLGILPGGSGNALAASVHHYTKSPPVWGKELLLSCGFLLCKGLVTRLDLVSVHLASSERIFSFLSLAWGFVADVDIESEKYRLVGPMRFLVGTLMRLASLKVYQGRLAYLPAPPFTPQNSSLCSSLPCGPNSSPNQNSRHNHITNSNHNTAHNSSNIAITTMRTEPQPVNQKGPPDSLLADLEQPVPDHWTVVNEEDFVLVLAMFQSHLAEDLFAAPGAAADDGFIHLLYVRAGISRLALLTLFMTMEKGGHLANGCPHLVYERVKAFRLEPLSPEGAITVDGEMVEYGPVQAQVHEGIARLISG; encoded by the exons ATGGTTCTGGTGAACCCCCAGAGTGGGCGGGGCCAGGCTCTCCAGCTTTTCTCCGGGCAAATCGAGCCCATGCTCACCGAGGCTTCAGTCCCTTACACGTTGGTCATCACTG AGCACCAGAACCATGCGAGGGACCTGGTGAGAGAGACTGATCTGTCACAGTGGGACGCTCTGGTCATCCTGTCAGGAGACGGGCTGCTGTTCGAG GTGTTGAATGGTCttctggagagagaggactgggaggaGGCCATCCAGACCCCACTGGGCATCTTACCAGGGGGCTCGGGCAACGCCCTGGCAGCCTCTGTTCACCACTACACTAA GTCTCCCCCGGTCTGGGGTAAGGAGCTGCTGCTGAGCTGTGGCTTCCTGCTGTGTAAAGGCCTGGTGACTCGGCTCGACCTGGTCTCTGTCCACCTGGCCTCCAGCGAGCgcatcttctccttcctctccctggcCTGGGGCTTCGTGGCCGACGTCGACATTGAGAGCGAGAAGTACCGCCTCGTTGGCCCCATGCGATTCCTGGTTGGTACGCTGATGCGCCTGGCCTCCCTCAAGGTATATCAGGGTAGGCTGGCATACCTGCCTGCTCCTCCCTTCACACCCCAGaactcctccctctgctcctctctaccCTGTGGGCCCAACAGCTCCCCCAATCAGAACTCTCGCCACAACCACATCACAAACTCCAACCACAACACCGCCCACAACTCCTCCAACATTGCCATCACAACCATGAGGACCGAGCCCCAACCAGTCAACCAGAAGGGGCCTCCTGACTCGCTCCTAGCAGACCTGGAGCAGCCGGTGCCTGATCATTGGACAGTAGTGAATGAGGAAGACTTTGTACTGGTATTGGCCATGTTCCAGTCCCACTTGGCTGAGGACCTGTTTGCCGCCCCTGGGGCCGCAGCAGACGACGGCTTCATCCACCTGTTGTATGTGCGTGCAGGCATCTCCAGACTAGCCCTGCTCACACTCTTCATGACCATGGAGAAGGGGGGGCACCTGGCTAATGGCTGCCCACACCTTGTGTATGAGAGGGTGAAGGCTTTTCGCCTGGAGCCTCTGTCCCCCGAGGGAGCGATCACTGTGGACGGGGAGATGGTGGAGTACGGGCCAGTACAGGCCCAGGTTCATGAAGGAATCGCCAGGCTCATCTCAGGCTGA
- the LOC139422279 gene encoding serotonin N-acetyltransferase-like, which yields MSLVGALPFLKPRLSPSVSPGRQRRHTLPASEFRPLNTQDAISVFEIEKEAFISVSGDCPLHLDEVRHFLTLCPELSMGWFEEGRLVAFIIGSQWDQDRLTLDALTLHKPKGSTVHIHVLAVHRTFRQQGKGPILMWRYLQYLRCLPYVRRAVLMCEDFLVPFYQKSGFKVQGRCSITVASLTFTEMQYPVRGHALMRRNSEAIGFPQTVLLLEEPIQRSESALLLEEQTQRTEPEPADV from the exons ATGTCTCTAGTGGGCGCCTTGCCTTTCCTGAAACCGCGCCTATCCCCTTCTGTTTCTCCTGGGCGCCAAAGAAGACACACACTGCCAGCAAGCGAGTTCCGACCGCTCAACACGCAAGATGCCATCAGCGTGTTCGAAATCGAGAAAGAGG CCTTTATATCTGTGTCAGGAGACTGCCCGCTCCATCTTGACGAGGTGCGTCATTTCCTCACGCTGTGTCCAGAGCTGTCCATGGGCTGGTTTGAGGAGGGGAGACTAGTAGCCTTCATCATTGGGTCCCAATGGGACCAGGACAGACTCACCCTA GACGCCCTAACTCTTCACAAGCCCAAAGGTTCCACAGTTCATATCCATGTGCTGGCGGTCCACCGAACCTTCCGGCAGCAGGGCAAGGGCCCTATCCTGATGTGGCGCTACCTGCAGTACCTACGCTGCCTGCCCTATGTGCGCCGTGCAGTGCTCATGTGCGAGGACTTCCTGGTTCCCTTCTACCAGAAGTCTGGCTTCAAGGTGCAGGGCCGCTGTTCCATCACGGTGGCATCACTGACCTTCACAGAGATGCAGTACCCTGTGAGGGGCCATGCACTGATGCGGCGCAACAGTGAAGCTATTGGTTTTCCTCAGACTGTGTTATTATTGGAGGAACCGATTCAGAGGAGTGAGTCTGCATTGTTATTGGAGGAACAGACTCAGAGGACTGAGCCTGAGCCTGCTGAtgtgtaa